In Arachis ipaensis cultivar K30076 unplaced genomic scaffold, Araip1.1 Aipa506, whole genome shotgun sequence, a genomic segment contains:
- the LOC107624706 gene encoding uncharacterized protein LOC107624706, translated as MDPHPGLIIAVHEFSEPYPLVSEIELLSFAVMDLLNVAAYPAINGYCKFSISLTLLKSNKEEFTLTLGPAKPLTYHNSSQFLPKNEVYTQIQKDFQKNAENYDGVAVIRVFIRVYMDGTKKDRKSLSNDERCILLSSLCSVELGAREPAREIRNRQKHSYLSYITKMNASSKPLKPFLVGDIETVLMKEVHKPFGDSDTVLMNEVHKPYAAGLMLVRPNDAIGQISMKHIDTYFSEDYDIIIHSFEDRSQKVLNDLVLRISALVRENNTYLTVYFHNFSRFDGILLLKHLACHHTNYKLKPLMRNNRLYEIAVYSVSSKKLLFRFRDSLHHLPGKLDNLAKSLCPDLGRKGTIPYDEVRQSNLKEMKSQLLDYMKQDIRLLGGVMRRAQEIYWSQYKIDIDSVITLSALALTIFRMKFYDPTVWPIHIPTKNEDNFIRKAYYGGHTDAYIPYGENLYYYDVNSLYPFIMKEYDMPGGTPVWHGNLAGKDLDSLYGFIDAYVECPKTIKRPFLPYRDKNNTLIFPTGEFIGVYYSEELKYAKSLGYRVIPLSGYLFDRKGTPFRDFVSSLYESRLNAKKSGNEALSFVYKIIMNSLYGRFGINPKCTITEICDEDRKQYLFKNSEFLFIEQISKDYYIVVYHSNTGRSEADSWDPPKNSAVQLAAAITASARIHMYTYTSREDCYYTDTDSVVLSNPLPEEMISASELGKLKLEDKIVRGFFLAPKTYCYYQIDGNSVIKFKGPAKNLVDPEWFESQYEDLSRTKEVMVESNFRIDWHKLDIFKKDMVYNLGLPVGTKRELVFKDQTWVDTNPVHIIDLSRLDNTSKLIIQEQKAQIKQLRIINEKLIRMRGEQDERMKTDSGMQGSKDETNPPNGKNENQKPITKRRKWTMFPDLYDNDLKDKADNEKPPD; from the coding sequence ATGGATCCACATCCCGGATTAATAATTGCTGTGCATGAGTTCTCGGAGCCATATCCATTAGTTTCTGAAATTGAGTTGCTAAGTTTTGCGGTAATGGATCTATTAAACGTAGCTGCTTACCCCGCCATAAATGGTTATTGTAAATTTTCAATTTCCCTGACTCTCCTTAAATCTAACAAAGAGGAGTTTACATTAACGCTAGGACCTGCAAAGCCCTTGACTTATCATAACAGTAgtcaattccttcctaaaaatgagGTATATACCCAAATCCAAAAAGATTTCCAAAAGAATGCTGAGAATTACGACGGAGTTGCTGTAATTCGAGTCTTTATTAGAGTCTATATGGATGGTACAAAGAAGGATAGGAAGTCCTTATCAAATGATGAAAGGTGTATTCTCCTTTCTTCCTTATGTTCTGTCGAATTAGGTGCAAGGGAGCCTGCGAGGGAAATAAGAAATAGACAGAAGCATTCCTATTTGTCATATATAACCAAAATGAATGCATCCAGCAAGCCGCTTAAACCATTCCTTGTTGGGGATATCGAGACAGTTCTGATGAAAGAGGTTCATAAGCCTTTTGGGGACAGCGATACAGTTCTGATGAATGAAGTTCATAAGCCTTATGCAGCGGGTCTGATGTTGGTTCGTCCGAATGATGCAATCGGTCAAATTTCAATGAAGCATATTGACACATACTTTAGTGAAGACTACGATATAATCATTCATTCCTTTGAAGATAGGAGTCAAAAGGTACTTAATGACTTGGTATTAAGGATATCTGCATTAGTTAGAGAAAACAATACCTATTTAACAGTATACTTCCACAACTTCTCTCGATTCGATGGAATTCTGTTGCTAAAACACCTTGCGTGTCATCACACAAACTACAAACTCAAACCACTTATGAGGAACAATAGGCTTTATGAAATAGCTGTCTATTCAGTCTCAAGTAAGAAGTTGCTATTCCGCTTCAGAGACTCATTGCATCATCTCCCAGGCAAACTGGACAACCTAGCTAAGTCCCTATGCCCTGATCTTGGTAGGAAAGGCACTATCCCATATGATGAGGTGAGACAGTCTAATCTAAAAGAGATGAAAAGTCAGTTATTAGACTATATGAAGCAGGACATCCGTCTCCTTGGGGGTGTAATGCGTAGAGCTCAAGAGATATACTGGTCCCAGTACAAGATAGACATTGACAGTGTGATAACCCTTTCTGCCCTGGCTCTAACAATCTTTCGTATGAAATTCTATGATCCCACGGTGTGGCCTATCCACATTCCCACCAAAAATGAAGACAACTTTATAAGGAAAGCATATTATGGTGGACATACGGACGCTTATATCCCATACGGGGAGAATCTATACTATTATGATGTGAACTCACTCTATCCCTTTATAATGAAGGAATATGATATGCCAGGTGGCACTCCAGTTTGGCATGGTAATTTGGCAGGAAAAGACTTGGATAGCTTGTATGGCTTTATTGATGCGTATGTTGAATGCCCGAAGACTATCAAGAGGCCCTTTCTTCCCTATCGGGATAAGAATAACACTTTAATCTTTCCTACCGGGGAATTCATTGGTGTGTACTATAGCGAGGAGTTAAAGTATGCTAAAAGCCTCGGATACCGAGTGATTCCGCTCTCAGGCTATCTCTTTGATAGGAAGGGAACCCCGTTCAGGGACTTTGTTAGCTCCCTATATGAGAGCAGGTTAAATGCTAAAAAATCAGGTAATGAAGCATTGTCGTTTGTGTACAAGATCATTATGAATTCGCTATATGGTAGATTTGGTATTAATCCTAAATGCACAATAACCGAGATCTGCGATGAGGATCGTAAACAATATTTGTTTAAAAATAGTGAATTTCTCTTTATTGAACAGATTAGCAAAGACTACTACATCGTTGTCTACCATAGCAATACCGGAAGGAGTGAAGCGGATTCCTGGGATCCACCAAAAAACTCTGCAGTCCAACTAGCTGCTGCTATCACAGCCAGTGCTCGGATTCATATGTACACATATACTTCCAGAGAGGACTGTTACTACACGGACACAGACTCTGTTGTGCTTAGTAATCCTCTACCTGAGGAGATGATTTCCGCTTCAGAATTAGGTAAATTAAAGCTTGAGGATAAAATCGTGAGAGGATTCTTTTTAGCACCAAAAACCTATTGCTACTATCAAATTGATGGCAATAGTGTAATCAAATTTAAGGGACCCGCAAAAAACCTGGTTGATCCTGAATGGTTTGAGTCACAGTATGAGGACCTATCTCGTACAAAAGAGGTAATGGTAGAATCCAACTTCCGGATTGATTGGCACAAATTGGATATCTTCAAGAAAGATATGGTTTACAACCTTGGGCTTCCGGTGGGGACTAAGAGGGAACTTGTATTTAAGGATCAAACCTGGGTGGATACAAATCCTGTTCATATCATTGACCTGTCAAGACTGGATAACACATCCAAACTAATTATTCAAGAGCAAAAGGCTCAAATCAaacaacttagaataattaatgAGAAATTAATTAGGATGCGTGGTGAGCAAGATGAAAGAATGAAAACAGATAGCGGCATGCAAGGAAGCAAAGATGAAACCAACCCCCCTAACGGGAAGAATGAGAATCAGAAACCTATAACCAAACGAAGGAAATGGACAATGTTTCCAGATCTCTATGATAATGACTTGAAAGACAAAGCAGATAATGAAAAACCACCAGATTAA